A single region of the Winslowiella toletana genome encodes:
- a CDS encoding GntR family transcriptional regulator: MQQASFHQKRGKGRPEVLAERIYQTIKNDIFDFRLMPGDRFSESEIAQRMAVSRTPVRQALFWLEREGYVEVWFRSGWQVRPFDFEYFEELYDLRIVLEREAVRRLCGMPPGRCAERLADLKTFWIDQPRLEEGKAVSLHDESFHMAMVSAAGNSEMARIHAELTEKIRIIRRLDFTREDRVDATYREHAAILLAVLTQQTEEAQRILTAHISVSKAEVRKITLHMLQQARRQTASPE; the protein is encoded by the coding sequence ATGCAACAGGCCAGCTTTCACCAGAAGCGCGGTAAAGGTCGCCCGGAAGTGCTGGCCGAGCGTATTTACCAGACGATCAAAAATGACATTTTCGACTTTCGTCTAATGCCAGGCGACCGCTTTAGCGAAAGCGAGATCGCGCAACGCATGGCGGTCAGCCGCACGCCGGTGCGCCAGGCGTTGTTCTGGCTGGAACGTGAAGGCTATGTCGAAGTGTGGTTTCGCAGCGGCTGGCAGGTGCGGCCGTTCGATTTTGAATATTTCGAAGAACTGTATGACTTGCGCATCGTGCTGGAGCGCGAAGCGGTGCGCCGCCTGTGCGGAATGCCGCCGGGGCGCTGCGCGGAACGGCTGGCGGATCTGAAAACATTCTGGATCGACCAGCCACGGCTGGAAGAGGGAAAAGCCGTCTCACTGCATGATGAAAGCTTTCATATGGCAATGGTCAGTGCCGCAGGTAACAGTGAAATGGCGCGCATTCATGCCGAATTAACCGAAAAAATTCGCATTATTCGCCGCCTCGACTTTACCCGTGAGGATCGGGTTGATGCCACTTATCGCGAGCACGCCGCCATTTTGCTGGCGGTGTTAACCCAACAAACCGAGGAGGCGCAACGCATCCTGACCGCTCACATTTCAGTCAGTAAAGCCGAGGTCAGGAAAATCACCTTACATATGCTTCAGCAGGCCAGGCGGCAAACCGCATCACCAGAATAA
- the urtC gene encoding urea ABC transporter permease subunit UrtC, which produces MTQPITLSVAQKAPRLTIGIGTVLLLALLILPFFALLPANNPLAISTYTLTLIGKILCYAIVAVALDLVWGYAGLLSLGHGLFFALGGYAMGMYLMRQAAGDGLPAFMSFLSWSELPWFWAGTQHFAWALCLIMLVPGLLALIFGWFAFRSKIKGVYFSIMTQALTYAGMLLFFRNETGFGGNNGFTGFTTLLGFPVTATSTRIGLFIASVLLLIISLSIGFALARSKFGRVLTAVRDGENRLMFCGYDPKGFKLFVWTLSAVLCGLAGALYVPQVGIINPGEMSPTNSIEAAIWVALGGRGTLIGPLFGATIVNGAKSWFTMAFPEYWLFFLGLMFILVTLFLPRGVIGLIRRRKHD; this is translated from the coding sequence ATGACACAACCCATCACACTGAGCGTGGCGCAAAAAGCACCGCGGCTGACCATCGGGATCGGCACTGTCTTGCTGCTGGCGCTATTGATCCTGCCGTTTTTCGCTTTGTTGCCCGCGAATAATCCACTGGCCATCTCCACCTATACCCTGACGCTGATCGGCAAGATCCTCTGCTATGCGATTGTCGCCGTCGCGCTGGATCTGGTCTGGGGCTACGCCGGTTTACTGTCGCTCGGCCACGGCTTGTTTTTTGCGCTTGGCGGTTACGCGATGGGCATGTACCTGATGCGCCAGGCGGCGGGCGATGGCTTACCGGCGTTTATGTCTTTTTTGTCGTGGAGCGAACTGCCGTGGTTTTGGGCGGGCACCCAGCATTTTGCCTGGGCGCTGTGTCTGATCATGCTGGTGCCCGGTCTGCTGGCGCTGATCTTCGGCTGGTTTGCTTTCCGCTCAAAGATCAAAGGCGTGTACTTCTCGATCATGACCCAGGCGCTGACTTATGCTGGCATGTTGCTGTTTTTTCGCAATGAAACCGGCTTCGGCGGTAACAATGGCTTTACCGGCTTTACCACCCTGCTTGGCTTTCCGGTCACCGCCACCAGCACCCGCATCGGGCTGTTTATCGCCAGCGTACTGCTGCTGATAATCAGCCTTAGCATCGGTTTTGCGCTGGCACGCAGTAAGTTTGGCCGGGTGCTGACAGCGGTGCGCGATGGCGAAAACCGTCTGATGTTCTGCGGTTACGACCCAAAAGGTTTTAAGCTGTTTGTCTGGACGCTGTCAGCCGTACTGTGCGGCCTCGCAGGGGCGCTGTATGTGCCGCAGGTCGGAATTATTAACCCGGGTGAGATGTCGCCAACTAACTCTATTGAAGCTGCCATCTGGGTTGCATTGGGCGGGCGCGGCACCCTGATTGGGCCACTGTTCGGTGCCACTATCGTCAACGGTGCCAAAAGCTGGTTCACCATGGCTTTCCCTGAATACTGGCTGTTTTTCCTCGGCCTGATGTTTATTCTTGTCACGCTGTTTCTGCCGCGTGGTGTTATCGGGCTGATACGCCGGAGGAAACATGACTGA
- the uca gene encoding urea carboxylase has protein sequence MFKTVLVANRGEIACRAISTLKRLGMTSVAVYSAADKNAQHVKDADIAIALGGDKPGDSYLRIDKILAAAQQTGSEAIWPGYGFLSESLPFAEACETAGIAFVGPTAEQIGEFGLKHRARELAAAAGVPMTPGTPLLASLQEALSAADRIGYPVMLKSTAGGGGIGLTRCADAAALSAAWESVRRLGEQFFSDAGVFLERCIDRARHVEVQIFGDGKGRVIALGERDCSLQRRNQKVVEETPAPNLPQSTRAALLDSAVKLGELVNYRSAGTVEYIYDAERDEFFFLEVNTRLQVEHPVTECVTGLDLVECMLRVAAGDPLDWQAMSAAPQGASLEVRIYAEDPLKNFLPSPGVLTEVCFPQDVRVDGWISTGTEVSAFYDPMIAKLIVHADNRAAALAKMQQALNETRLHGIATNLDYLRQIIATEAFRAGNVWTRMLDSFTPQARVVEVIQPGTWSSIQDYPGRLGYWDIGVPPSGPMDDFSFRLANRIVGNAEEAAGLEFTLQGPTLRFHSDSIIALTGAACPADIDGMAVDFWQPLTIKAGQTLTLGRAQNGCRTYLAVRNGFDVPEYLGSRSTFALGQFGGHAGRTLRVADMLAISQPELDACTTPAPVSEPQAMDPALVPEYGDEWRIGVLYGPHGAPDFFSHASIDEFFASEWQVHYNSNRLGVRLVGPKPIWARANGGEAGLHPSNVHDCEYAIGAVNFTGDFPVILTRDGPSLGGFVCPVTIAKAELWKVGQVKPGDRIRFHPISIEEALALEKAQTSSVERLAPTALPTFALPSLAETTQGSATLLAALEATATTPSAVYRQAGDNYVLIEYGDNVLDLALRLRVHLLMSAIQASAQPGIEELSPGVRSLQIRYDSRILGQKPLISMLLTLEQQLGDVSEMKVPSRIVWLPMAFEDGATLSAVERYQETVCSTAPWLPNNVDFIQRINGLSRREQVSEMIFAASYLILGLGDVYLGAPCAVPIDPRHRLLSSKYNPARTFTAEGTVGIGGMYMCIYGMDSPGGYQLVGRTLPIWNKFLKNDQFTAGEPWLLRFFDQVRFYPVSEAELDVLREDFREGRAQIAVEQTTFDFAEHRQFLANNAQAITDFRQHQARAFEAEVSLWQQEGEAAPLTSEENLYPPPADDGALPISADMNGNIWKVLVKPGDEVAEGQPLIVVEAMKMELAIHAPQAGRVTRIACQPGRPVSPGDALLWLE, from the coding sequence ATGTTTAAAACCGTTCTGGTGGCTAACCGTGGCGAAATTGCCTGCCGTGCTATCAGCACGCTGAAACGTCTGGGGATGACCAGCGTCGCGGTCTATTCCGCTGCCGATAAAAATGCACAGCACGTGAAAGATGCGGATATCGCTATCGCCCTCGGTGGCGATAAGCCGGGCGACAGCTATCTGCGCATAGATAAAATTCTTGCTGCCGCACAGCAGACCGGCAGTGAAGCGATCTGGCCGGGCTACGGCTTCCTGTCGGAAAGCCTGCCGTTTGCTGAGGCCTGCGAAACGGCCGGTATCGCTTTTGTTGGCCCCACCGCCGAGCAAATTGGTGAGTTTGGCCTGAAGCATCGCGCGCGTGAACTGGCGGCCGCCGCTGGCGTACCGATGACGCCCGGTACGCCATTACTCGCTTCGCTGCAGGAAGCGCTGAGCGCCGCCGACCGAATTGGCTATCCGGTGATGTTGAAAAGCACCGCTGGCGGTGGTGGCATCGGCCTGACCCGCTGCGCCGACGCCGCGGCGTTGAGCGCCGCGTGGGAAAGCGTACGCCGGCTTGGCGAACAGTTTTTCAGTGATGCTGGGGTATTTCTTGAGCGCTGCATTGATCGCGCCCGCCACGTTGAAGTGCAGATCTTTGGCGATGGCAAAGGTCGGGTGATCGCGCTGGGTGAACGCGACTGCTCGCTGCAGCGCCGCAATCAGAAAGTGGTGGAAGAGACTCCGGCCCCTAATTTGCCGCAGTCTACCCGCGCCGCGCTGCTCGACTCAGCAGTTAAACTGGGGGAACTCGTGAACTATCGCAGTGCCGGTACGGTGGAATATATCTACGATGCCGAACGCGATGAATTTTTCTTTCTGGAAGTGAACACGCGTTTGCAGGTCGAGCATCCGGTTACCGAATGCGTGACCGGGCTGGATCTGGTGGAGTGCATGCTGCGCGTGGCCGCCGGTGATCCACTCGACTGGCAGGCGATGAGCGCTGCGCCGCAAGGGGCGTCGCTGGAAGTGCGTATTTACGCCGAAGATCCGTTAAAAAACTTTCTGCCCAGTCCGGGCGTGTTAACCGAAGTCTGCTTTCCGCAGGATGTGCGCGTCGACGGCTGGATCAGCACCGGCACCGAGGTTTCCGCCTTCTACGATCCGATGATCGCCAAATTGATCGTCCACGCCGACAACCGCGCAGCAGCGCTGGCAAAAATGCAGCAAGCGCTGAATGAAACCCGACTGCACGGCATTGCCACCAATCTCGACTATCTGCGTCAGATTATTGCCACCGAAGCGTTTCGCGCCGGAAATGTCTGGACCCGCATGCTGGACAGTTTTACCCCGCAAGCCAGAGTGGTTGAAGTCATACAGCCAGGCACCTGGAGCAGCATTCAGGACTATCCCGGCCGCCTCGGCTACTGGGATATCGGCGTGCCGCCATCTGGCCCAATGGATGATTTCTCTTTCCGCCTGGCGAACCGCATTGTCGGCAATGCTGAAGAAGCCGCCGGGCTGGAATTTACTCTGCAAGGCCCGACGCTGCGCTTTCACAGCGATAGCATTATTGCCCTGACCGGTGCCGCCTGCCCTGCTGATATCGACGGTATGGCGGTTGATTTCTGGCAACCGCTGACGATAAAAGCCGGGCAAACCCTGACGCTTGGCCGTGCGCAGAACGGTTGCCGCACCTATCTGGCGGTACGCAATGGTTTTGATGTGCCGGAATATCTCGGCAGTCGTTCTACTTTCGCGCTCGGTCAGTTTGGCGGCCATGCCGGGCGCACGCTGCGTGTCGCCGATATGCTGGCCATTTCACAGCCAGAGCTGGATGCCTGCACCACGCCAGCGCCGGTCAGCGAGCCGCAAGCAATGGATCCTGCACTGGTGCCGGAATATGGTGATGAATGGCGCATCGGCGTGCTGTACGGGCCGCACGGTGCACCAGACTTCTTCAGCCACGCCTCCATCGACGAATTCTTTGCCAGCGAATGGCAGGTGCACTACAACTCTAACCGCCTTGGCGTGCGCCTGGTAGGGCCGAAACCGATCTGGGCACGTGCCAACGGCGGCGAAGCCGGTCTGCATCCATCAAACGTACACGACTGTGAATACGCCATCGGCGCGGTGAACTTTACCGGCGACTTTCCTGTGATCCTGACGCGTGACGGGCCGAGCCTCGGCGGCTTTGTCTGCCCGGTGACTATCGCCAAAGCAGAACTGTGGAAAGTGGGCCAGGTGAAACCCGGCGATCGTATTCGTTTTCATCCGATTAGCATCGAAGAAGCGCTGGCGCTGGAAAAAGCCCAGACCAGCTCAGTCGAACGTTTAGCGCCAACGGCTTTGCCCACGTTTGCCCTGCCCTCGCTGGCAGAGACCACCCAGGGGTCGGCCACTCTGCTGGCGGCGCTTGAGGCTACCGCCACAACCCCATCTGCGGTTTATCGTCAGGCTGGCGATAACTACGTCCTGATTGAGTATGGCGACAACGTGCTGGACCTGGCGCTACGCCTGCGCGTTCACCTGTTGATGAGTGCCATTCAGGCCAGCGCGCAGCCGGGCATTGAAGAGCTTTCGCCGGGCGTGCGTTCGCTGCAAATTCGCTATGACAGCCGGATTCTTGGTCAGAAACCGCTGATTAGTATGCTGCTGACGCTGGAACAGCAACTCGGCGATGTCAGCGAGATGAAAGTTCCGTCACGCATTGTCTGGCTGCCGATGGCGTTTGAAGACGGCGCCACGCTGAGCGCGGTGGAACGTTACCAGGAAACGGTTTGCAGCACTGCGCCATGGTTGCCAAATAATGTTGATTTTATCCAGCGAATTAACGGGTTATCGCGCCGTGAACAGGTCAGCGAGATGATATTTGCTGCCAGCTATCTGATTTTGGGACTCGGCGATGTCTATCTTGGCGCACCGTGCGCGGTGCCGATCGATCCACGCCATCGCCTGCTCAGCTCGAAATATAATCCGGCACGAACCTTCACCGCTGAAGGCACCGTCGGCATCGGCGGTATGTATATGTGCATCTACGGCATGGATTCGCCCGGCGGCTATCAGCTGGTGGGCCGCACTCTGCCAATCTGGAATAAATTCCTGAAAAACGACCAGTTTACCGCCGGTGAACCCTGGCTGCTGCGCTTCTTTGATCAGGTACGTTTCTACCCGGTCAGCGAAGCCGAACTGGACGTGCTGCGTGAAGATTTCCGCGAGGGCCGCGCCCAGATCGCTGTCGAACAGACAACGTTTGATTTCGCCGAACATCGGCAATTCCTTGCCAACAATGCGCAGGCGATTACCGATTTCCGTCAGCATCAGGCCCGTGCTTTTGAGGCTGAGGTCTCCCTGTGGCAGCAGGAAGGAGAAGCTGCGCCGCTGACCAGCGAAGAGAATCTCTACCCGCCACCAGCCGATGACGGTGCGCTGCCGATCAGCGCCGATATGAACGGCAATATCTGGAAAGTACTGGTGAAACCAGGTGATGAAGTGGCAGAAGGCCAGCCGCTGATTGTCGTCGAAGCGATGAAAATGGAACTGGCAATTCATGCACCGCAGGCAGGTCGCGTGACGCGTATTGCCTGCCAGCCTGGTCGTCCGGTTAGCCCGGGTGACGCCCTGCTGTGGCTGGAATAA
- the urtE gene encoding urea ABC transporter ATP-binding subunit UrtE gives MLQVSELNQYYGGSHILRGLSFETRQGEVTCLLGRNGVGKTTLLKCLMGLIPAKSGTISWNDKVINTRKPHQRVQAGIAYVPQGREIFPRLTVEENLLMGLARFSGNEARQVPDEIYQLFPVLQEMKSRRGGDLSGGQQQQLAIGRALACKPQLLILDEPTEGIQPSVIKQIGAVIRQLAQRGDMSILLVEQFYDFAAELADSYLVMSRGEIVQRGRGDTMEADGVRGLVAI, from the coding sequence ATGTTACAGGTATCTGAACTGAATCAATATTATGGCGGCAGCCATATTTTGCGCGGGCTGTCATTTGAAACTCGTCAGGGTGAAGTGACCTGCCTGCTGGGGCGTAATGGCGTCGGCAAAACTACCCTGCTGAAGTGTCTGATGGGCTTAATTCCGGCAAAATCCGGCACCATCAGCTGGAATGATAAGGTGATTAACACACGTAAACCTCATCAGCGCGTTCAGGCTGGTATCGCTTATGTGCCGCAAGGACGAGAGATTTTTCCGCGCCTGACGGTAGAGGAAAATCTGCTGATGGGGCTGGCGCGATTTTCAGGTAACGAAGCCAGACAGGTGCCCGACGAGATTTATCAACTGTTCCCGGTGCTGCAAGAGATGAAATCCCGGCGCGGCGGCGATCTCTCCGGTGGTCAACAGCAGCAGTTAGCGATTGGCCGTGCGCTGGCCTGCAAGCCACAGCTGCTGATCCTTGATGAGCCAACTGAGGGCATTCAGCCTTCGGTGATTAAACAAATCGGTGCGGTGATCCGCCAGCTGGCACAGCGCGGTGATATGTCGATTCTGTTGGTGGAACAATTTTATGATTTCGCCGCCGAACTGGCCGACAGCTATCTGGTGATGTCGCGTGGTGAAATAGTGCAACGCGGGCGCGGTGACACAATGGAAGCCGACGGCGTACGTGGATTAGTAGCGATTTAA
- the urtA gene encoding urea ABC transporter substrate-binding protein: MKRRSLLKAFALSATVVSMGMAWAAQAAETIKVGIMHSLSGTMAISETPLKDVALMAIDEINAKGGVLGKQLEPVVVDPASNWPLFAEKARQLLTQDKAAVVFGCWTSVSRKSVLPVFEELNGLLFYPVQYEGEEMSPNVFYTGAAPNQQAIPAVEYLMSEDGGEAKRFFLLGTDYVYPRTTNKILRAFLHSKGIKDEDIKEVYTPFGYSDYQTIVADIKKFSAGGKTAVVSTINGDSNVPFYKELANQGIKATDVPVVAFSVGEEELRGIDTKPLVGNLAAWNYFQSLDNPTNAKFVADYRAWAKARKLPHADTVVTNDPMEATYVGIHMWAQAAEKAGTTEVDKVRAAMAGQTFVAPDGYTLTMDKTNHHLHKPVMIGEIEDNGQFNVVWQTEQPVRAQPWSPYIAGNDKKPDHPVKSGQ; this comes from the coding sequence ATGAAAAGACGTTCACTGTTAAAAGCATTCGCACTTTCCGCCACGGTAGTCAGCATGGGGATGGCATGGGCAGCTCAGGCGGCAGAGACGATTAAAGTCGGCATCATGCACTCTCTCTCCGGCACCATGGCGATATCGGAAACGCCGCTGAAAGATGTCGCCTTGATGGCGATTGATGAAATCAACGCCAAAGGCGGTGTGCTGGGCAAACAGCTGGAACCGGTGGTAGTTGATCCGGCCTCAAACTGGCCACTTTTTGCAGAAAAAGCACGCCAGTTACTGACACAGGATAAAGCGGCGGTGGTGTTTGGCTGCTGGACGTCGGTATCGCGCAAATCGGTACTGCCGGTGTTTGAGGAGCTGAACGGCCTGCTGTTCTATCCGGTGCAGTATGAAGGTGAAGAGATGTCGCCAAATGTGTTCTATACCGGCGCGGCACCGAATCAGCAGGCGATTCCGGCGGTGGAATACCTGATGAGTGAAGACGGCGGCGAAGCGAAGCGCTTCTTCCTGCTCGGCACCGATTATGTTTATCCGCGCACCACCAACAAGATTCTGCGCGCCTTCCTGCACAGCAAAGGTATTAAGGACGAGGATATCAAAGAGGTCTATACGCCGTTTGGTTACAGCGATTATCAGACCATTGTTGCCGATATCAAAAAATTCTCAGCGGGCGGCAAAACTGCGGTGGTCTCGACCATTAACGGCGATTCCAATGTGCCTTTCTACAAAGAGCTGGCGAATCAGGGAATTAAAGCTACCGACGTGCCGGTTGTCGCGTTTTCGGTCGGTGAAGAGGAGTTACGCGGCATCGACACTAAACCACTGGTCGGAAACCTGGCCGCCTGGAACTACTTCCAGTCGCTGGATAACCCCACCAACGCCAAATTCGTCGCCGATTATCGCGCCTGGGCCAAAGCACGTAAGTTGCCGCATGCCGACACCGTGGTGACCAATGATCCGATGGAAGCTACCTATGTTGGCATTCATATGTGGGCACAGGCGGCAGAGAAAGCCGGCACTACCGAGGTAGATAAAGTGCGCGCCGCGATGGCCGGGCAGACTTTCGTCGCGCCGGATGGCTACACCCTGACCATGGATAAAACCAACCACCATCTGCACAAACCGGTGATGATTGGCGAAATCGAAGATAACGGGCAGTTCAACGTGGTGTGGCAGACCGAACAGCCGGTTCGCGCCCAGCCGTGGAGCCCGTACATCGCCGGTAACGACAAGAAGCCCGATCATCCGGTGAAATCAGGACAGTAA
- the urtB gene encoding urea ABC transporter permease subunit UrtB → MTRILLMLVLLIGTPFAAQAGPAADYAAASRSEQAKLLQQWAATPDASRLPLLEALRAESVVIDQHKQPFSTLNGQLTPLEGDAKPSGTTKKLFTNNRLRVLTINALASHQLVSDDAATRLRAARALQNDAVADQLPLLSQRLAAEQNADVHTELAIALANLQLSDGNPQVRLNAVKLLGESSDPQRQASLQRLTQPGNEASAEVRAAAAASLQQIKQRLMWGDLLGQAFTGLSLGSILLLAALGLAITYGLLGVINMAHGEMLMLGAYATWLVQSMFQRFAPEWLAYYPLLALPVAFFLTASIGMLLERTVIRHLYGRPLETLLATWGISLMLIQLVRVLFGAQNLEVANPAWLSGGLQLLPNLVLPYNRIAVILFVAGVLILTWLLLNKTRLGMNVRAVTQNRAMADCCGVPTGRVDMLAFGLGSGIAGLGGVALSQLGNVGPELGQGYIIDSFLVVVLGGVGQLAGTVVAAFGLGILNKVLEPQIGAVLGKILILVLIILFIQKRPQGLFAFKGRVTD, encoded by the coding sequence ATGACGCGAATACTTTTAATGCTGGTGCTGCTGATCGGCACGCCATTCGCCGCTCAAGCTGGCCCGGCGGCTGACTACGCTGCTGCCAGCCGCAGCGAACAGGCAAAACTGTTACAGCAATGGGCGGCTACGCCTGACGCCAGCCGCCTGCCGCTGCTGGAGGCATTACGCGCAGAGTCGGTGGTCATCGATCAGCATAAACAGCCGTTCAGTACTCTCAATGGTCAGCTGACGCCGCTTGAAGGCGATGCGAAACCCAGTGGAACCACTAAAAAACTGTTCACCAATAACCGGTTGCGCGTATTAACGATAAACGCGCTGGCTTCACACCAGTTAGTCAGTGATGACGCTGCCACACGCCTGCGCGCCGCACGCGCATTGCAAAATGATGCGGTCGCCGATCAGTTACCGCTACTGAGCCAGCGGCTGGCAGCAGAACAAAATGCTGATGTTCATACTGAGCTGGCGATAGCGCTGGCTAATCTGCAACTGAGCGACGGCAATCCACAGGTACGACTTAACGCGGTAAAACTGCTGGGTGAAAGCAGCGATCCGCAACGACAGGCCAGCCTGCAACGGCTTACTCAGCCCGGGAATGAAGCCAGTGCCGAGGTGCGCGCCGCCGCCGCTGCCAGCCTGCAGCAAATTAAACAGCGTCTGATGTGGGGAGATTTACTCGGCCAGGCGTTTACCGGCCTGTCGCTGGGTTCGATTTTATTACTGGCGGCGTTAGGACTGGCGATCACCTATGGCCTGCTCGGGGTGATCAATATGGCGCATGGCGAAATGCTGATGCTCGGTGCCTATGCCACCTGGCTGGTGCAGTCGATGTTCCAGCGTTTCGCGCCGGAGTGGCTGGCTTACTATCCGCTGCTGGCGTTGCCGGTAGCATTCTTTCTGACCGCCAGCATCGGCATGCTGCTGGAACGCACGGTGATTCGTCATCTCTATGGTCGCCCGCTGGAAACGCTGCTCGCCACCTGGGGCATCAGCCTGATGTTAATTCAGCTGGTACGGGTGCTGTTTGGCGCACAAAACCTGGAAGTGGCTAATCCGGCGTGGCTGTCAGGCGGCCTGCAATTACTGCCCAATCTGGTACTGCCCTACAACCGTATCGCGGTGATTCTGTTTGTCGCAGGGGTGCTGATCCTCACCTGGCTACTGCTGAACAAAACCCGCCTTGGCATGAATGTACGTGCGGTCACGCAGAATCGCGCAATGGCCGACTGCTGCGGCGTGCCAACCGGACGCGTCGATATGCTGGCATTCGGCCTGGGATCGGGCATTGCCGGGCTGGGCGGCGTGGCGCTGTCGCAGCTGGGCAATGTCGGCCCGGAGCTGGGCCAGGGTTATATCATCGACTCCTTCCTGGTGGTGGTGTTGGGTGGTGTCGGCCAGCTGGCAGGCACGGTAGTGGCTGCGTTTGGCCTCGGCATCCTGAACAAGGTGCTGGAGCCGCAAATCGGTGCGGTACTCGGCAAGATCCTGATTCTGGTGCTGATCATTCTGTTTATTCAGAAACGACCGCAGGGGCTGTTTGCATTTAAAGGACGGGTAACTGACTGA
- the urtD gene encoding urea ABC transporter ATP-binding protein UrtD, which yields MTDRLFTQTHPADRFRQHSDPLLQLSNINVSFDGFRALTDLSLNIGVGELRCIIGPNGAGKTTLMDVITGKTRPDNGKITYDQDTDLTTLSPVEIARIGIGRKFQKPTVFEALSVFENLEIALKTDKSVWACLRARLSSEQRDRIDEVLKLLRLGAERARPAGLLSHGQKQFLEIGMLLVQEPHLLLLDEPAAGMTDAETDYTAELFRSLAGKHSLMVVEHDMGFVETIADHVTVLHQGQVLAEGSLREVQANEQVIDVYLGR from the coding sequence ATGACTGATCGGCTGTTTACTCAAACCCACCCGGCGGATCGCTTCCGCCAGCACAGCGATCCGCTGCTGCAACTGAGCAATATCAATGTCTCATTTGATGGCTTTCGTGCGCTGACCGACCTGTCACTAAATATTGGCGTTGGCGAACTGCGTTGCATAATCGGCCCAAACGGTGCCGGAAAAACTACGCTAATGGATGTGATTACCGGCAAAACCCGACCAGATAACGGCAAGATCACTTACGATCAGGACACCGATCTCACTACCCTGTCGCCGGTAGAGATTGCCCGCATCGGTATTGGCCGTAAATTCCAGAAGCCAACGGTATTTGAAGCGCTGTCGGTGTTTGAAAACCTGGAAATTGCGCTAAAAACCGATAAATCAGTCTGGGCCTGTCTGCGCGCCCGGCTCAGCAGCGAACAGCGCGATCGTATTGATGAAGTGCTGAAACTGTTGCGTCTTGGCGCTGAACGCGCACGCCCGGCCGGGCTGCTATCCCACGGACAAAAACAGTTTCTGGAAATTGGCATGCTGCTGGTGCAGGAGCCTCATCTGCTGCTGCTTGACGAACCGGCGGCCGGTATGACCGATGCCGAAACTGACTATACCGCCGAGCTGTTTCGCAGCCTGGCCGGCAAGCATTCGCTGATGGTGGTAGAGCACGATATGGGCTTTGTTGAAACCATCGCCGATCACGTTACGGTGCTGCATCAGGGCCAGGTACTGGCTGAAGGTTCATTGCGCGAAGTGCAGGCCAATGAGCAGGTTATCGACGTTTATTTGGGGCGCTGA